One Proteinivorax tanatarense DNA segment encodes these proteins:
- a CDS encoding PRC-barrel domain-containing protein, with amino-acid sequence MKRLSYLMGMPLLAIDKGEKVGELCEGYLNTQEHSIGGFILKKGTIITQPFGVFPNQVNVGESAIVLKEKEQPQVLDLPQHCFPYTKIKEKPIYTKNGENLGNIQDILFLKENGKILGFEVSDGIINDILNGRGIIPVPSSTIYGKDTIVVPNEVIDMANKQLALEDLKIHLENLDKNTSLDNNSWDTVEQY; translated from the coding sequence ATGAAAAGGCTTAGCTACTTAATGGGTATGCCACTTTTAGCGATAGATAAAGGAGAAAAAGTGGGAGAGTTGTGTGAAGGTTACCTAAATACTCAAGAACACAGTATTGGAGGATTTATTTTAAAGAAAGGAACAATTATTACGCAGCCATTTGGTGTATTTCCCAACCAAGTTAACGTCGGGGAAAGTGCTATAGTCTTGAAAGAAAAAGAACAACCGCAGGTTTTAGATTTACCCCAACACTGCTTTCCTTACACAAAGATAAAAGAAAAACCCATTTACACAAAAAATGGAGAAAACCTTGGCAATATACAGGATATTTTGTTTTTAAAGGAAAATGGAAAAATTCTGGGGTTCGAAGTTTCTGACGGTATTATTAACGATATTTTAAATGGAAGAGGTATAATTCCAGTCCCATCGTCAACAATATATGGAAAAGATACCATTGTGGTACCCAATGAGGTAATAGATATGGCAAATAAACAACTAGCTTTAGAAGATTTAAAAATTCATTTAGAGAATTTAGATAAAAACACTTCTTTGGATAATAATAGCTGGGATACAGTGGAACAATATTAA
- the alaS gene encoding alanine--tRNA ligase has protein sequence MKTNEIRSNFLKFFETKDHDILDSAPLIPKNDPTLLLIGAGMAPFKDYFTGNKTRNNPKVVTSQKCIRTGDIENVGVTARHHTFFEMLGNFSFGDYFKEEAIKWAWEFLTKWLKLNKDNLYISVYHEDEEAYKIWQEKIGVNKDRIVKLGKEDNFWEIGVGPCGPSSEIYYDQGEELGCDNPDCKPGCECDRYLEIWNLVFTQFNKDENGNYTPLESKNIDTGMGLERIAAVMQGVKTNYEIDAIMPIIQKTAALGDENYGHNAKIDTSLKVIADHVRAIAFMITDGVMPSNEGRGYVLRRLIRKAARHGIILGIKGNFLSELIDVVEEIMGHHYSELTDKKDYITKVVSIEEERFAQTLDQGLELLNEELEKQNDGNFDGETAFKLYDTYGFPLDMTKEILKEQGITVDEEQFYKSLEEQRNRARMARQEDGNFGVDNLSFLKEVPATKFVGYNNLNINTTLDVLFNDISIDTAYKNDEIKVLVSETPLYPEGGGQVGDKGKIITETGTVKILDTIKKGDHIISIGKVESGSVKVGQKAKVQVTSSTRRETEINHTATHVLHKVLKEVLGTQVKQGGSYVDSQRLRFDFTHFEPLTDEQLQMIESKVNEIIDSGKEVITEHKSLQEAQSEGAEALFGEKYEENVRVVSVGDYSKELCGGTHVSNTLQIRLFKIVSESSVGSGLRRIEALAGQNALNYFMEKDKLVQDLAQQLKCNPNDLHQKVMDLNNNIKELKDELKTAQSKLAGSAIDDILENGKKCGETKVYTAKVDVKNPGQMREITDKVVANQDNAVVVLAAEIDGKVNFAAKATKNAVSSGVHCGKIIKEVASICSGGGGGKPNMAQAGGKEPEKINEALKEVLNLLEE, from the coding sequence ATGAAAACCAATGAAATAAGAAGTAATTTTTTAAAGTTTTTTGAAACCAAAGACCATGATATATTAGACAGTGCACCCTTGATTCCTAAAAATGACCCTACTTTGCTATTGATTGGTGCAGGAATGGCACCTTTTAAGGATTATTTTACGGGAAATAAGACTAGAAATAATCCTAAAGTAGTTACGTCGCAAAAATGTATCAGAACTGGCGATATAGAAAATGTAGGCGTTACTGCTAGACATCATACATTTTTTGAAATGTTGGGCAATTTTTCTTTTGGTGATTACTTTAAGGAAGAAGCTATAAAGTGGGCTTGGGAATTTTTAACTAAATGGTTAAAGTTAAACAAAGATAATTTGTATATATCTGTATATCATGAAGATGAAGAAGCTTATAAAATCTGGCAAGAAAAGATAGGTGTCAACAAAGATAGAATAGTAAAATTAGGGAAAGAAGATAATTTTTGGGAAATAGGTGTTGGTCCATGTGGACCATCATCAGAGATTTATTATGATCAAGGGGAGGAACTTGGATGCGATAATCCTGATTGTAAACCAGGATGCGAATGTGATCGGTATCTTGAAATTTGGAATTTGGTATTTACCCAGTTTAACAAAGATGAAAATGGTAACTATACCCCATTAGAATCAAAAAATATAGATACAGGTATGGGCTTAGAAAGAATAGCCGCAGTCATGCAGGGTGTTAAAACCAATTATGAAATTGATGCAATCATGCCCATCATTCAAAAAACTGCCGCTTTAGGCGATGAAAATTATGGTCATAATGCTAAAATAGATACTTCCTTAAAAGTCATTGCAGACCATGTAAGGGCTATTGCCTTTATGATTACTGATGGTGTTATGCCTTCAAATGAAGGCAGGGGATATGTTTTAAGAAGATTGATAAGAAAAGCGGCAAGGCATGGAATAATTTTAGGAATCAAAGGGAACTTTTTGTCTGAGTTAATAGATGTAGTTGAAGAAATAATGGGGCATCATTATTCGGAGTTAACCGATAAAAAAGATTATATTACAAAGGTCGTTTCCATAGAAGAAGAGCGCTTTGCTCAAACCTTAGATCAGGGACTTGAATTGCTAAATGAAGAGTTAGAAAAACAAAATGATGGCAACTTTGATGGTGAAACTGCTTTTAAGTTATATGATACCTATGGGTTTCCACTGGATATGACAAAAGAGATCTTAAAAGAGCAGGGTATAACTGTGGATGAAGAACAGTTTTATAAATCCTTAGAGGAACAACGAAATCGTGCTCGCATGGCAAGGCAGGAGGATGGGAATTTTGGTGTGGATAATTTATCGTTTTTAAAAGAAGTTCCTGCTACAAAATTTGTAGGTTACAATAATCTAAACATAAATACCACTTTAGATGTATTGTTCAATGATATAAGTATCGACACAGCTTATAAGAATGATGAAATAAAGGTTTTAGTATCTGAAACTCCACTTTATCCTGAAGGTGGCGGCCAAGTAGGAGATAAGGGTAAAATAATCACAGAAACAGGAACTGTAAAAATTTTAGATACAATAAAAAAAGGTGACCATATTATTTCTATTGGAAAAGTAGAAAGTGGCAGTGTTAAGGTAGGGCAAAAGGCAAAGGTTCAAGTTACTTCTTCCACTAGGCGGGAAACTGAAATAAACCATACAGCAACTCATGTGCTTCATAAAGTGTTAAAAGAAGTTCTAGGTACTCAGGTTAAGCAAGGGGGATCTTATGTGGACTCCCAAAGACTTAGATTTGATTTTACCCATTTTGAACCTTTGACAGATGAGCAATTACAGATGATTGAAAGTAAAGTAAATGAGATTATAGATTCAGGTAAAGAGGTTATAACAGAGCATAAATCCTTACAAGAAGCACAATCAGAAGGAGCAGAAGCTCTATTTGGAGAAAAATACGAAGAAAATGTGAGGGTTGTATCGGTAGGAGATTATAGCAAAGAACTGTGTGGCGGAACCCATGTTTCTAATACACTGCAAATAAGATTGTTTAAAATTGTTTCAGAAAGTTCTGTTGGATCTGGGCTAAGAAGAATTGAAGCTTTAGCTGGTCAAAATGCTTTAAACTATTTTATGGAAAAAGACAAATTAGTTCAGGACTTGGCTCAACAGTTAAAGTGTAATCCAAATGACTTGCATCAAAAAGTTATGGATTTAAACAATAATATTAAAGAGCTTAAAGATGAATTGAAAACAGCTCAAAGTAAGCTAGCTGGTTCAGCTATCGATGATATACTTGAAAATGGTAAAAAGTGTGGGGAAACTAAAGTTTATACAGCTAAAGTCGATGTTAAAAATCCGGGACAAATGAGAGAAATAACAGATAAAGTTGTGGCCAATCAAGATAATGCAGTTGTTGTGTTAGCAGCTGAAATTGATGGCAAAGTGAACTTTGCCGCAAAAGCAACTAAAAACGCTGTTTCATCTGGTGTTCATTGCGGCAAAATAATAAAAGAAGTAGCTTCAATTTGCTCAGGGGGTGGTGGTGGCAAACCTAATATGGCACAAGCAGGAGGTAAGGAGCCTGAGAAAATTAATGAGGCCCTTAAAGAAGTTTTAAACCTATTGGAAGAATAG
- a CDS encoding AI-2E family transporter, whose translation MNIKKYFENKSVRLAMKITLAVLLVVFIFSLVTFSAISFIMVSGRTVISLLAPLFIALIIAYILNPIVVYFQQKKVPRGISVLVIYIIIFTALYILVARMIPIVSHEITRLNQNLPNYTEDINQFIIDFNEQTERIEMPKGLEDSIEEGLDVFQEALLNTFAKLPEFGLNLAMGLFQFFMVLVLTFYCLRDYYLFQRAFFKLVPAKKKASFAKVAHEIDESLGNYIRGIIIVCTMIGITTYLGLLFLGVEYSLTLGIFAGITNVIPYFGPWIGAVPATIVAFFQEPILAVKVVIVVTIIQQIESQLVAPQVLGKKLNLHPVAVILSLIAGGTFFGVKGMILAVPVVAVSRIIFRNIIAYIVSKQK comes from the coding sequence TTGAATATAAAAAAATACTTTGAAAATAAAAGCGTCAGATTAGCAATGAAAATTACTCTAGCAGTGCTACTAGTTGTATTTATTTTTTCATTAGTTACATTTTCTGCAATTTCGTTTATTATGGTTTCTGGTCGAACAGTTATATCTCTTTTAGCTCCACTGTTTATAGCATTGATTATTGCCTATATTCTTAATCCAATAGTGGTTTACTTTCAACAAAAAAAAGTTCCGCGGGGAATTTCGGTATTAGTTATATATATAATAATTTTCACTGCTCTTTATATTTTAGTTGCTAGAATGATACCTATTGTAAGCCATGAAATAACCCGGTTAAATCAGAATTTGCCAAATTATACTGAGGATATAAATCAGTTTATTATAGATTTTAATGAACAAACAGAGCGTATAGAAATGCCAAAAGGGTTAGAAGATAGTATTGAAGAAGGTTTGGATGTATTTCAAGAAGCTCTATTAAACACCTTTGCAAAACTTCCTGAATTTGGTCTTAATTTAGCTATGGGATTATTTCAGTTTTTTATGGTGTTAGTGTTAACCTTCTATTGTTTGCGGGATTACTATCTGTTTCAAAGAGCTTTTTTCAAGTTGGTGCCAGCTAAGAAAAAGGCTAGTTTTGCCAAAGTGGCCCATGAGATTGATGAATCTTTAGGAAACTACATAAGAGGCATCATAATAGTTTGTACTATGATAGGTATAACCACTTATTTAGGACTATTATTTTTAGGAGTAGAGTACTCTTTGACCTTAGGTATTTTTGCAGGTATAACAAACGTGATACCATATTTTGGACCTTGGATTGGAGCTGTGCCAGCTACTATTGTTGCGTTTTTCCAAGAACCCATACTTGCTGTAAAGGTAGTTATCGTTGTAACTATTATACAGCAAATAGAAAGTCAACTAGTAGCACCACAGGTTTTAGGCAAAAAGTTAAACTTACATCCTGTTGCAGTTATCCTATCACTTATAGCAGGGGGAACATTTTTTGGAGTTAAAGGTATGATTTTAGCTGTTCCAGTTGTTGCAGTTTCAAGGATAATATTTAGAAATATAATAGCTTATATAGTGAGTAAGCAAAAATAA
- a CDS encoding DegV family protein — translation MQKIKLFTDSTSDLSEKILKEHNIDVVPLNVIFDDQAFKDGKDIKTDKMYKMVEEKDKLPKTSGTPPKDFVDAFKPYIEEGYEIIYIGLSSELSATYQNAKLASQSLDGKIHVVDSKNLCVGIGILVLKAADFIKEGYSSEQVVENVENLVEKVEMQFVINTLDYLHKGGRCTGVQNFVGTMLKIRPVVKVVDGGMILAQKTRGKFKKALQNMLKNALKDKEQIRKDKIVVAHSMNKEGADYLKEQLEKELEGEIIMTEAECVISSHCGPKTVGLAYLKK, via the coding sequence ATGCAAAAAATAAAGTTATTTACTGACAGTACTAGCGATTTATCAGAAAAGATACTAAAAGAACATAACATAGATGTGGTACCATTAAATGTGATATTTGATGACCAAGCTTTTAAAGATGGCAAGGATATTAAAACAGATAAAATGTATAAAATGGTTGAAGAAAAGGATAAACTACCTAAAACTTCTGGCACCCCTCCTAAAGATTTTGTTGATGCATTTAAACCGTATATAGAAGAAGGTTATGAAATTATATATATCGGTCTTTCTTCTGAGCTTTCTGCCACTTATCAAAATGCAAAGTTAGCATCCCAGAGCCTTGATGGGAAAATACACGTTGTTGATTCAAAGAACCTTTGTGTAGGAATAGGAATATTGGTGTTGAAAGCGGCAGATTTTATAAAAGAAGGTTATAGTTCCGAACAAGTAGTGGAGAATGTGGAGAATCTAGTTGAAAAAGTTGAAATGCAATTTGTAATTAATACCCTTGACTATCTTCATAAAGGAGGAAGATGTACAGGAGTTCAAAACTTTGTTGGTACTATGTTAAAAATCCGTCCAGTGGTCAAGGTGGTTGACGGTGGAATGATCTTAGCACAAAAAACCCGTGGAAAGTTTAAGAAAGCACTACAAAACATGTTAAAAAATGCATTAAAAGATAAAGAACAGATAAGGAAAGATAAAATAGTTGTTGCACATTCTATGAATAAAGAGGGAGCAGATTATCTAAAAGAGCAATTAGAGAAGGAATTGGAAGGCGAGATTATCATGACTGAAGCTGAATGTGTAATTTCCAGTCATTGTGGCCCTAAAACTGTCGGATTGGCGTACCTTAAGAAATAA
- a CDS encoding IreB family regulatory phosphoprotein — MTNSQHTMKFQAQKEEKDVKSTLAEVFESLEEKGYSPINQIVGYLLSGDPAYITSHNNARVKIRKLERDEILEELVKNYINAIK, encoded by the coding sequence ATGACTAATTCCCAACATACTATGAAATTTCAAGCTCAAAAAGAGGAAAAGGATGTAAAATCTACTTTAGCAGAGGTTTTTGAAAGTTTAGAAGAAAAAGGATATAGCCCTATCAATCAAATTGTTGGTTATTTGTTATCTGGAGATCCAGCATACATCACCAGTCACAACAATGCTAGGGTTAAGATAAGAAAATTAGAGCGGGATGAAATTTTAGAAGAATTAGTAAAGAATTATATTAATGCTATTAAATAA